The Corythoichthys intestinalis isolate RoL2023-P3 chromosome 2, ASM3026506v1, whole genome shotgun sequence DNA segment ACCAACAAAGTGAGCATAATTAAACTCCACATATTAGCCACCATTTTCTTCTATATCCAGTTAACTTGTGAAGTCACTTATGACCTGCACAACCAAGTCCACATCCTTGATTAATCCTAAACCATAATTTAAAGAACAATTGCACTGAAATGACAACAATGAAAGGCGTTAGTTTGGATGTCCTTCTTGTCCGCACTCAGTTGTAGAGAGTGATGACAGTCCCATGCAAGTGGAGGATATAGATGATCCTACAATAAACCACTTCACCTTGAAGGCCCTGGATCGCCACAGTCACTACCGCTTCTACGTGAGGGGACGCACTGCTGCTGGACAGGGAGAACCCATTGAGAGGGAAGGTGCCACCACTTTGGATGGAGGTATGCAGTGTCTCATAGCCCCCAGCACTAACACATTTCAGCATCAGTCATTCACAAATGCATCCTCTCTTCACGCATGTTTTTCAGCACCTCCTGTCAACATTAGTGTGTCTCCTGGAGAGACCTTTGCTAATATAAGTTGGTTGTCCAAGAAGAGGCATAGGAATGTTAAATTTCTGATCCAATATCTCAAGAAGAATGGTACAGTCTCATCACCCTATAAACCTAGTTGTACATTAAAATAATattcttttaaaaattgatcttaCGTTATGTTACGCTCTTTCAGGCGCTGATAAATGGAAGACTGAGAAAGTGGACTCCTCTCAGTCCTTCTACCAGGTCAAAGGCCTGAAACCTGGTTCTCATTACCATCTGCGCTTCACCCACAGCAATGTAACCTTTTTTCAGACTGAGACTGACACACTGGGAACAGGTACTGCAGTACAGCGGGTTCTTTAATCTTGTCTGTCGCTCTCCAGAGTTTCCCTTGATTAGCTATAAAAGCGATCCTACAGAGAACACCTTGTAGTTCCCTGCGTCACTGTAAAAGTGCTTTTAAGTGTCAGCGTTATGTGATGATTTCTTAggtgcatttttcagttccatgGGGAGATGCCACCCAGTCTGAAATCATATCCTGGATCACTCTTATTTTGAAGAATTCCCTCACCATTCTGTGTTGTAACAAATATTCGTCTACTTTGAAGGAGTGACTGAAGTGCAGCACAGCATCGCCACCCAAGGCTGGTTCATTGGCCTAGTGAGCGCCATTGTGCTGTTGCTGCTCATTCTTCTCATCATCTGCTTTGTCCGGAGGAACAAAGGGGGAAAGTATTCAGGCAAGTGTCAATATTCTCTATTTTTGGAATATCATTAGCTTAGTGGTGAcccttgattttttaaattcaagaaCAAAGTACAAAATGAACATGCACCAATTGCACACAAAACCAACAAACGTAATGAAATGTAAagtaaatttttaaattttgtttaagTCTAAAACAGGTTTTATTTGAACCCTGAATAATAGTGTTGCAACTCTCAAGACCAGTCTTGGTCAATATTTTATTTCTGATAGAGTGGTCTTAAACacaacactatttttttcattttttccaaataaatCTTGAAAGGAGAACATCAAACTGATTTTGAAATCAAACTGTTGTtctcgctcttttttttttttttgtcttttagtgAAAGACAAAGAGGAAGGCCCGATGGACTCAGAGGCCCGGCCGATGAAGGATGAGACCTTTGGAGAGTACAGGTTGGTCAGTTTTTGTTTCTGTTGATGCGTTTGATCTGGACTCGATTGATCCCATCCCAATTCCCTCTGCATTTTTGGGGTTCCTTAACCCTTTCCGCTCCCCTGATTGTCCTCTCTTCTCCCTGTTGCCTGCTCCTGCTTTGCAGATCTCTAGAAAGGTATGCTATTTTTCACTGCAAACCTACACAACTGTTCTGGCCAAgctaaactttttctatgacagCTGCACCTTGCATGTTGCTTATGCTATTTTTTCAGAGAAATGCTTCTTCTCTACTCCCTCACTTCATTGATCTCCTCCTTCTCGCAGTGACCTGGAGGAGAAGCGTACTGCCAGCCAGCCATCGTTGTGTGAGGAAAGCAAGCTGTGCAGCGAGGACAACCTGGACTTCAACGGTAGCAGCGTGCTGACCACCGAGGTCAACCTGGATGAGTCACTGGCCAGCCAGCTTAGCCGACCCAGCGGAGGATCAGAGGGGCTGGATAACTCCCTGCATAACCCCACCACCATTTCCTCTGCCACCAATGGCCTGCCCAACCAAGTCGCCATCCTTGATTAACCTCTGTTCATCCGTGGAGAACCGTCAGACCAAAACATGTAAACACATACGTGCCCGTACGCTCCTGTTCCCCAATAACTAGTTTGACGACTAAGACGCAATCAATGTATTGACAATTCAGATGCCGGTGGTGTCATGTAACGGACTTGACTATTTTGACcaaaggcatgtccaaagtaGTGGACGATGTGACGTAAATCTGACCAACGCTGACATGAAGAAATCCTTTTACTTTACCTGATCCTCTTTCATATGTGTCGTGTATAATGTAAATGATTAACATTCATCTGTCTTCTTTTCTTCTTGCCTCAAAACCTtttcaaaaaatttgaaaaacagaATGTTGTGCAGTTGAAATGATCTAAGGGGGCTGCATTCCGAGCAGCTGTAGAATGAACGTGAAGCGTGGTGTGACACAGCTGTTGTGCCACGGCTTTGTAATTATcaggtttttttctctctctatgATTTCACACAATTTAAGTGCCAGTGTATTTTCTAATAACTGTGTTACAGACTATCTTTATGTTATATAGCATTTTTAAGATCTAATCAGATATCCAAcactatatacatacatacaaatatagtgtgtgtatgtgtatagttTTAGATCTTTTGACCGAGAGAACTGAAGCCAGGTTTCATACCATAACTAACATTGAATGCATATAAGGGGAACTTGCTGTGAAAATGCCGCGTAGCATCTGGTGTATATATTTGCATAGACATTGATCTATTTAGCCATATTACAGTATTATAGCTCCTGGTCCATACAAGTTCCTGTGCCTGCTGGTTTTTGCAttgaacaccagattggtgtcaTTACTCCCTCATCAAGTGTAATGTTATGATTGGAGATGATATTGTAATATCATGTATTTTTTGTCATGAGCTTCGTGTTGCTTTTTGTATCTTGTCTTTGTCTCTTTCTACACAGTCATGCCACACATTTTGTTTGAGGAGCAGTACCTTAAAGATTCAGGAGTGGAGTCTTGTGGGTTAATCCCAAACACTCAATAATGCAGTTCAATATTGCAGCGAGGTAAACAAATTTGGTGGTCTAGCTGTAATaagggcaaataggtatttacaCTACATGCAGAGAATGTATTGTTACATTATGTCACATTATTACATTTCAGTCCATAAACTGTTCATATCCTGACAACGTTTTGAGTTAAAGTGATTGGAGAACCATGAGATGCTGTGCTAGAggtattattttaaaaacaatatttgGTATTTTCTTTACATTTTGACTAAAGGGTCCCAAATAATGAAAACTAGTTTTAATCAATACTGCAGATCCAACATACTTAAGTCATCAAGGCAGGTCTGTCATAAACATCAgtacaaaaaaaatccacagcTGTTTAACAAATTTACAAAACCACTTTAATTCAAAATTTGACCAGGGTATGAATGAACTTGGGCTCAACTTTCCTCGCTACTGACTGCAACATATCCTAGATAAATCGGATACAGGAGACTTTATTGCGGGTAATGGATTGAGCAGGACCTTTTTCTTCccataaaaatgtaaatacatcCCGTGTAAAATTGTTATAGTGAACTCGAACACAACCGCTTTAAAAATGTACAGGTGTAAAATGTCTGAGCATCATCTTAAAGCAAGCTGTCACTTTTCTTCTTTGTAATGTTGCCTTTGTTATGAACATGCTATTGCAGTAAAATTTGGCTGTTTAGCAAAATAAAAGAAGATAAAATAAAGAAAGGGGAAAATCATTTGGTCTgtagatagtttttttttttaacatattttttCCCTGTCAATATTTACGTTTCAATGAATGTTTAAtttaacagcaaataactgcACTGCAGTGAACTCTTTTTCTCTCCCTGTCTGATCATGAAAAGTAGTGAACCGCAGCAGTTGATGCCTCACTAGCCATAAAAACTGGCCACTAGACGAGTGTCACATGACAGGGGATGTTTGACGACCAAGAGCACCCATAAAGCATCTCGTCGATTTGGAGTttacacacatgcacgcacTCTCAGGACAAATggggaaatatattttcatgTTGGGACATATATGACACAAAAATAAGCCAATATTATTTGCTGCTAAAAATCTGTGCTTGGCAAACATTAGCTTTCAACGAGGCCTGACGTTCACTCAGTTGCCACTCCTGCTTTTCAAGTGTCGAATGGAAGTGCAGTTCTTCTTCACCCATTCCCCCATTTTATAGTTTaataaacaacaataaaatatTTGTGTGCAGAAGAAGTCACGAGCATTTTTGAAACGAGTAATGACTGCGTGGGTGATGGAAATCAAAGAGTTTATTTCACTTTCGGTTTGTAAATGTGCCTCGTTGTGGTATATGAACAGCCCAACTTGGTGCAACTCGGAACTGGGTGCCCCACATACAATTCTCCATGGGGCCAACATATGTGTAATTGCATCATCAATACACCATTGTAACTGGGTAAATGACCGGACAATAAAGTATGTGGAACAATCTACTCTGTGCTTTATTTAGTAATGTATTGAAGTGTCACACTGAGGCCGGAAAAAATGTTACTTGGGTACTTTTGCATCATCAGCGAGAGGTGGTGTTAAATTGGCGAAAGTAATCCTGAGTGGGTTTGTTGGTGTACAGCTCCTTGTTCAAGTACTGCTGACTAAATGCAAGAAAACACATGAACATGACACAAAAAGTAAGTAGTAACATTCTCAAACTTTTGGATTCTATTTGTCGCTTACTGTGCTTGCTGCTCTTTGGCCAGCTGCGTGTTGAATTGGTCTGCTTGGATCCGCTTTGCTCGCCTTAGATCCGAGGTTCTTGTTTCCTCCTGCCGGGCTTCTCCGGATGCCTTCAGGATCTGGGAGTTCCATGCTGCTTCCTGGTTCTTCTCGATATCACGCTGTCTCTTAGCAGGGTAATAAAGATTTGCTGTTAGATAAAAGTCTTGAGGCCATGCTCAATAATGAATCAGACGGTTGTTGTGTTTTCATCTTCTCATTCCACAATTCCATTTGACATTGAATCTTTTTGGCATTCAAACAGACACACTCAGTAACATCATCTACCTGTCTCTCAATGCATTGTTCCTCCCTTTCCTTGTAGATGGCACTCAGCTGCTCAGGGCTCATGCCCCTCCACTCGTCAGTCGCAGCGGGTTTCCCTTCCTTCAGCTGCTTCACTGCCGTGTCCCAACCTTCTGTTATCATGGCCGATGTCAATATGTGCCATTTCTCAGCTAGAGTCTCCCTCTCCTCATCCCCATGTGCCTCCTTCCGTGTTTCAGTCTGCTCTGTAGCCTGCGGAGAGCCATGCACTGTCAGACCTCAACATTTGTGTATTTTAGTTACTCAATGCCAGCCATGTTCAAAAGACACCCCTTGGGTGCTTGCCATTCTGAAGGATTTTGAAGGCTGCAGAAATTTGTCTCATTAATCAGGTCGCCTGATGTCAACTTCAATGAGAAAACTGGTgcgtttgtatgtgtgtgtattgtACCAGAGCTTGATTGTAGTGGTCGAGAGCTACTCGGGCAGCTTTTTTGCTTTCCTCCTCAGCTTGGTGTCGCTGTTTCCATCTGATGTCCTGCTGCAACAGCTCTTTCTCTGCCAACATCTCTATGACACACACGTGTTACAAATCAACACCTGTTTCCTTTGTCACTCTTTATAACACACACGTGTTACAAATCAACACCTGTTTCCTTTGTCACTCTTGTTTTCACCCACTCATACATACTCTCTGTGTGTGAGGCAAGCCCATCAATGAATGCTATTTGGCAAGAAGGGCTATGTGTGGGTGTGCGCAGGAAACAATGATGCGTATTGGTGATCATTGTGTTTAGTGGAATAGAACACAATAGAATCACCTCTGTGCTTCTCCTTCATGCACCTTCTTTCATTTTGTTCCATTTGTGCCAACAAATCCCCTTCTGTTTGTTTCATTTGTTCTCTCTTTCGCTGTGCCTCTCCAATATCTTCGCCCTATGTAAGACAAACAAGATCAGCTCTTTATGAAATCTACAGTATATCTTTGTTTCCACCCACCTGAAAGATCTGCATGCTGGAAGGCCCCAGCTCAGGCTCTGTAAGGTTGATGCTGAATGCCCCCCTCAGACTGCACTTGAGATCGGCATCGCGCGAGTCCTCCACACGCTGCTGGATGCTCCAGTACTGAGTCAGATCAGTGTGCAAAGCTTCACGCAATTTTCTTTCCTCTCTGTCTTTCTGAATTAGCTTTTCATCATGCTTCAGTCGCAGTTCATCTATACATACATTGAAATAGTCCTTCGTTTAGTCTGCACACCATCATTGCTATCATTCTGTAGCTTTTACCATAAACTTTGTCCCTTTCTCGTTCCATTTTTTCACGGTGCTTTTTCTCCTGTGTCTGTTGGTTGAGCGCATCCAGGTCAAGGCCCATTACACGTTGCCTTACATTAAAAACCCGAACCTTGCGTGCGGCCTCAGCCGCTTGTCTGCGCTCCACAGGCGTCTCAAACGAGTGGTCAAGAGGAAATTTtactttgtatattttttctttgaagtctGTAAAGAGAAGATGCAGCATTGtaattttgcattaaaaaaagtgtGATGGGCATACCCTTTGGTGCATCTGCTCATGGAACTCAATTCAGCCTAATGTAAAGATGTTTATTTACTAATTAATAGgcgagaaaaatattgcaaaaaCCTAAATACAATCATTAAATGACAGTATATGTACAGAAAAAGGTATAGGAAACACTTATCACAGTGGAACATAAAGGGGAGTTTCACTCTTGCATGAATCTCTATCTTTTCATCAACGCATCTGGAATAATCATTCATTAATTACAGGGAGGCTTAATATCTTGGCTTGGATTTatcatcatttttgtttttcaaacaaaaaggatttttatttattcatttagtacttttatttatttgtttatttcatttcattttttaagaatGGGCGGAAATTCAAAACACAGCCTGATGCTTTGTGACAACCATCCCTATTTTGTGGGGAAGGTTGTCACatactgttttttgttgttgtttttttttttaaatgatgacaacATTTCAATGAACTAAGTGTGTTTTAATTTATCTTAATAAAAAAGGATAATCAAAAAGATATATAATTGAATTAAaacaagttaacaaaaaaaggaGAACAGGTTTACAATTTTGCTTCAATATAACACACACAGAGGCACAAAtttcaatacaggtagtccccggtttaccaACGAATTCCGTTCCTGCGCATAaatatgtaacccgaatttcagcctaaatcagaattaacccttttaaTACCTCTAAACACCCtctaaaaaaaactatccaaaaacatgtattatacctcattgtactgtcctcgccaagacaatggagctaaatcctagctaATTAGTAAGAtacgctccgaaatgacgatgtcagacgggcgtgtggtttgctgactttattcagctgcttatAACATCAATACTTGCTTCAacttcaaataaaatgaaatgaaatcagtcttcagcttcaataacagcaactcAAATTTttgtttacaagtagctgctgttacagcaataacaaacgtttagcatgtatcagttagcgtccgcacatcatcaaaaacaataaatgccccaagtattcgaccacaattgaaaacgcacaataaacagtacaaaaggggctCTATACAGCTGTCGCcgctggatgcttcacaagcaacaaatgtacgcgcaggctgtcacctctctcactcggctgtgcTTTTCTTCATGTGTGCGTATGCAGAGacatagcaagggtccccgggggccccaggcaacaagcaacaaggggcccttcgagcgtgtgcaagttaggggtacagttggacttggagcaatagcatatttaataaaagtataataacgcctcggtctcatagagcgctttttaggacactcaaagtgcctggcttctactacattaggacataaaactacagtaacatagtacactcaccgctgttttACTTCCTTTTCTGCTCTTCTGCTTTTTAgtcttttgtcgcttccagaaggataacttctcttcattttggatatacgccaattaaaaaaaagccaaatcgccgctcactctgagtcacgtgggggtggggggtagagcgagtgaaggtgccccttcagggaactcagacacaaggctttcactggctgcgtgtgctaaatctgttggccctctggggcccctgctggctgggggccctaggaaattgcctggtttgcctaatgggacgcgacgcctctgtgCGTGTGTAAATGCGCGCGCGTGcgaaagtactacctgctctacgcttcctgcgccaaaataaaagcatgcatcacaaaacacaagtcaacatttaaaaaaacaaacaaaaaaacacgagACTCaggcgtcataaagtcgaaatcgcgtaagtcaggtacgtcgtaacccggtgaCTACCTGTATTGATATTGCGGTGGCCGAGTTATAGCAAGTGTGACAACCAACCAATGGGAAAACCAACCCCGCTCTCCCATACATGTATATTTATgataatatacatttaaaagttGAAATCCTCCACTACTTACCAAATGAAGTTGTCATTTTATCTGTAAATGTCCACCCCTTCACTTTCTCAAGCTTGCGCCAATCAGGAACGTACCTATATAAAGTCCTTTGAATTCAAAGGCTACGCATTCAAAAACCATAGAACGATTCAGCAAAACTCAAACACTCTAACTCTAAGCACAACTCCACTGTGTTTGTGGCCCTCGGTTACCAGGGTTACGCCAATGCGGTCTttctattaaaatatatatccaaACCTTTATACAATGaactatattaaaaatattaaagaatATTAATTCAAGACTTAACATTTAGACCGCATAGTGTTCTCATTAAAATACCCAAACTATTAAAACGCGCTGTGCTTGTTCTCGCGAGAAACCGCGAGCTTACAGCTCTCGCGCTAAAAGCCCTTCCTGTAGTATTGTAAAATGGCGCATTGTTATCACCGCACCTTCGTAACTAGTAGTTAAGTTTATATCTGCATTGCAATGAAGAAAGAGAACATGCACGCCGCGATGTAACGGTCATGTTATCAGGTGTTAGACTGAGCAGAGAATTGTATTAATTTGCGCGCGAGCTTTTGGTTTGAAAGCTCGTCCAGTAGACATCGCTTGTTAGCATAGCTAGCACTAGCATTTTGCATCATTTTGTTTAAAAGTGAGCGGTACATTTTGCAAGTGAATAACAAGCACAATGGGTTACTTAAAGCTCATTGAAATCGAAAACTTCAAGTCGTACAAAGGACGGCAGATTATTGGACCCTTTCATAAATTCACGGCGATCATCGGTCCTAATGGATCTGGTATGTTTCCTCATAAAATACGAGGCTGtccaaattcataaaaatgaataagtagtCGTGATGTTTTGCACAATGAATTGGTGCAtattaaaaataacaacaaacgcGTATTATTACAGTATTGTAAGCATGTTATGCACGTCTGATTAGATAGGTTTTGAGATTTGTGACTACCAGAGGTGGTTTCTCACTAGCTGACTATAGTCTAATcgcttttcccccttttttaagAATATGCAAGGTCACAGTACAGAAGGCCTTGAGTGTGTTTATCTGCTGTGATACAGTAACATTACGAAACACTTGtactttcaatttttgtgcaatgaaaatttaaaatctttttcaggAAAGTCGAATCTTATGGATGCCATCAGCTTTGTGTTGGCAGAGAAGACCAGCAATTTGCGTGTGAAAACCTTGAAGGATCTCATCCATGGTGCGCCCGTTGGAAAGCCGGCTGCCAACAGAGCCTTTGTCAGTATGGTCTACCAAGAGGATGATGGGGAGGAACGCTCTTTCACTAGGATGATCATTGGTACGAACATCTTCTGGAAGTCATAGAGTGTGTGTGTTCACATATGTCGATATGGTGATATATtgcctagggctgcagctatcgattattttagtagtcgattaaccagtgaactagttagttcaaataatcgagtaatcggatgaggaacatgaaaaattaaaatacctgagctgagcctcaaacgatataaaaataaatgaataaggttctatgtacaacaaaagaacaattggctaaattacacagcaaaagtcccttggcttaaatgctataaaatgctaacttttcttttattacaatgctcttagcaaatggttcagacacatattcccacaaaaaacagctaaatatacctatacctataactaaattacgaatgcattaaaaaaaatggcgcaaacaaaaacttagcttatgttggtcttaacatggagcagctggattcagccatgtgaaatgaggcagactcgagggcagtgtatccacccaaatcaataaaactgaatgcaaacactttcaaaataaaccattacaacgccactttaattaaacgaatacttgaagcagcaaaatttaatttgaatctttttttctaaccgaatactcgagttaatcgattaatcgttgcagcactaatattgcCATACTTTGTACCCTAATAGGTTGTCGATATGTTGCCGCCAAGAATTGGTATATCGTTTTCAAAAGTTGTCACAAAGGAACCACTGAGTTGCTGCCAGAATTTTCCGCTAGACCCAAATTTTCCACTGGAATAGTGTCAAttcgaactcattggctgccattgacggtgctggaTGTCCAATTCAATTTGACTGGAAGGGGGTGAATGAACGTATGGCACTTGAACATGATCATACAAAGCTAGTCCTCTCAATTTAACTGAACGTCTACGTTTGTCAGTGGCAAGCATTGAGTTAATACAGACATTCGTTTGTTGAAGAATAAAACGATTGTATCGTATAATATTGTAAATTGATTTTCTGACCCATCTATCTGTAATTGTTGTATTGCCGTATTGTGAGATAATCATATTTGATGAGGAAGTACCTCGAGGATCCCATCCCTAGTTGTGTGACTTGTTGAATGACTGCTGAGTGCTAACACTTATTAGTTGAACTTTGTTGAatcttttgattgtttttttttttcctggcagGTTCCTCTTCGGAATACCGCATCAACAACAAAGTTGTAGGACTGCCGGATTACAGCGAGCAGCTGGA contains these protein-coding regions:
- the ribc1 gene encoding RIB43A-like with coiled-coils protein 1 translates to MTTSFDFKEKIYKVKFPLDHSFETPVERRQAAEAARKVRVFNVRQRVMGLDLDALNQQTQEKKHREKMERERDKVYDELRLKHDEKLIQKDREERKLREALHTDLTQYWSIQQRVEDSRDADLKCSLRGAFSINLTEPELGPSSMQIFQGEDIGEAQRKREQMKQTEGDLLAQMEQNERRCMKEKHREMLAEKELLQQDIRWKQRHQAEEESKKAARVALDHYNQALATEQTETRKEAHGDEERETLAEKWHILTSAMITEGWDTAVKQLKEGKPAATDEWRGMSPEQLSAIYKEREEQCIERQRQRDIEKNQEAAWNSQILKASGEARQEETRTSDLRRAKRIQADQFNTQLAKEQQAHQQYLNKELYTNKPTQDYFRQFNTTSR